In a genomic window of Quercus lobata isolate SW786 chromosome 4, ValleyOak3.0 Primary Assembly, whole genome shotgun sequence:
- the LOC115986075 gene encoding uncharacterized protein LOC115986075 yields the protein MAANDSLPTKKNLQRRKIVTDPTCDQCGEEDEDCLHALWGCQSVKHVWWDFECCRKFISERFVSFRDLFQGILAQRNQHMAELFAYMGWSLWYNRNAKRVGSTSLPAEKIFNDAVERLQEFHSVQDYSIQDDVVVHSTQWRPPPHPTYKINFDGATFIESDTAGLGVVARDSDGMVIASLSERISLPPTVADLEALACRRAILFALELGLQDVVFEGDSEVIIKHLKAEQPCLTAYGHIIDEARSLSARLRQASYSHIRRKGNKVADQLAKLAKSLYEPRVWMEDIHSNALQYVFHDRGVMPV from the coding sequence ATGGCAGCTAATGATTCACTCCCTACAAAAAAGAACTTGCAGAGGCGGAAAATAGTGACAGACCCAACGTGTGATCAATgtggagaagaagatgaagattgttTACATGCATTGTGGGGCTGCCAATCAGTGAAGCATGTCTGGTGGGATTTTGAATGTTGCAGAAAATTCATATCAGAAAGGTTTGTAAGTTTCCGTGATTTATTTCAAGGAATTCTTGCACAAAGAAACCAACACATGGCTGAACTGTTTGCCTACATGGGATGGAGTCTATGGTACAACAGGAATGCAAAAAGAGTTGGGTCCACTTCCTTGCCAGcggaaaaaattttcaatgatgCTGTGGAACGGCTGCAAGAGTTCCATTCGGTGCAAGATTACTCAATACAAGATGACGTGGTTGTTCATTCAACCCAATGGCGGCCTCCTCCACATCCAacctacaaaataaattttgatggagCTACTTTCATTGAATCGGACACGGCAGGTTTGGGTGTGGTAGCTCGTGACTCAGATGGTATGGTTATCGCCTCCTTGTCGGAACGAATCAGTCTTCCACCAACGGTTGCTGACTTAGAAGCTCTAGCGTGCAGAAGAGCGATCTTATTTGCCCTTGAATTAGGACTCCAAGATGTGGTGTTTGAAGGTGACTCGGAGGTTATTATCAAACACCTCAAAGCAGAACAGCCCTGTTTGACAGCTTATGGGCACATAATAGATGAAGCACGAAGCCTTTCAGCCAGGTTGAGACAAGCATCATACTCACACATAAGGCGCAAGGGAAACAAAGTAGCTGATCAACTTGCAAAACTAGCAAAAAGCTTGTATGAACCACGAGTGTGGATGGAGGACATTCATAGTAATGCTCTGCAATATGTATTCCATGACAGAGGCGTAATGCCTGTTTAA